A section of the Diabrotica virgifera virgifera chromosome 8, PGI_DIABVI_V3a genome encodes:
- the LOC126890465 gene encoding adult-specific cuticular protein ACP-20-like: protein MIAKVLVMMTVLVALTHGGLIGEIGLGSGLGLNGGISSIGIQGIALAGKQTVVDLIAPPKYEYKYAVEDPHTGDLKEQQESRIDDLTKSEYAVAEKDRKIQVSRIIGKSIPLVSKSISLGKY, encoded by the exons ATGATTGCAAAA GTTTTGGTGATGATGACCGTACTAGTAGCTCTTACTCACGGAGGACTTATCGGTGAAATTGGATTAGGTAGTGGTCTTGGACTAAACGGAGGAATCTCAAGCATCGGCATACAAGGCATTGCTTTAGCTGGAAAGCAGACTGTAGTTGATTTAATT GCTCCTCCAAAGTATGAATACAAATACGCAGTAGAGGATCCCCACACTGGAGACCTCAAAGAACAACAAGAATCTAGAATCGATGACCTCACTAAAAGCGAATATGCAGTTGCAGAGAAAGATAGAAAAATTCAAGTATCTAGAATTATTGGTAAAAGCATACCTCTAGTCTCCAAATCTATATCGTTAGGAAAATATTAA